Part of the Deltaproteobacteria bacterium genome, CGGCACAGGTTGCCTGCCAAGGCTTCTTTCACCTGCTCCTCGGTTGGATGGGGATTTTTATCCAGTAAGGCCTTGGCCGCAACGATAAAACCCGGGGTGCAGTAGCCGCACTGCATGGCGTGATGCCTGGCGTAACTCTCAATCAAGGGATGACTGGCCCGGGCAATTCCTTCCACCGTCTCTATATTTGCGCCATCGCACTCGATCGCCAAGGCCATGCACGAGAGAATCGGCCGCCCATCCATGATGACGGTACAAGACCCGCAAGCCCCACGGTCGCAAAACTGCTTGCTGCCAATCAACCCCAGCCTGTCATGGATGAGGTAGTAAAGGGTCCATTCCGGCTCGACCCTGACTTCATAAGGCTGACCGTTGACCGTTAATTTTATCATCCCTTCCGGCGCTGGCGCCGAGGCGGTCTTGTGCACGGCCAGGACGTGCGTCTTGAGCTCATCAAACGACTGGCAAACGGTCAAGCAATAGGGGCACAAGTATTTGGGTTCGTTAGAGGGCCTTTCCGTCAATTTCGATTACCTCCTCAAGCGATCCTCGCCCGCGCCAGGCCGCATTGTATGGTTAGGGTTATAACTGCCTGACGCCTTGAAGGCTTCTTAAAAACAAGGACTGTTTGATCCGATCTTGATATTCGTGCTTGAAATACCTCAAAGAATCAAGAACAGGAACCGGGGCCGTCTGCCCCAGACCGCATAAAGAAGAAAGCATTATTGCGTTTGATAAATCTTCCAGGGCCTCGATATCCTGTGCCTTGCCATCGCCTATATTCAGTCTGCCCAGAATTTCAACCATTGCCTCCGTCCCGTCCCGGCAGGGGGTGCACTTGCCACAAGATTCTTCAGCTAAAAACTCCATAGAGCGATAGATGATGTCTATAACATCCCTGGTTTCGTTAAAAACAATAATACCTCCGGAGCCTAGAACAGTTTCATATGAAAGGGGCGTGTCCAGCATGGCGTCAGGGACGATTCTTCCCGCAGCGCCGCCAACCTGAACCATCTTGATATTTTTGGCCCGGGCAAAATCTAAGACCAGTTCTTTGAGCGAACTCCCCATGACCAGTTCATACACACCGGGATTCCCCACATCACCGCTGACCGAGAACACCTTGGTGCCTTTACTGCGCTCCGTTCCAATCCTGTTGAACCACGCGGCCCCGTTTGAAATGATTGGAGGGATATTCATCAGGGTTTCAACGTTATTTATAATGGTCGGAGTTTCCCAGAGTCCTTTTTCCGTTGGAAACGGCGGCTTCAAACGAGCCTCCCCCCTGAACCCCTCGATGGAATCCATGAGCGCCGACTCCTCACCGCAAATATATGCACCAGCGCCTTCTCGAATCTGAATGTCCAGGTCTTTAAGGAAACCCTTTTCCTTAACCTGATCAATGGCGTGAAGCAGTGAATCAAACAAATAGTGATATTCAGCGCGAAGATAAATATAGGCCCGGTCAGCCCCAATGGCATAACCGGCGATGGCCATTCCTTCCAGGAGGGTGAAGGGATCGTTTTCCAGGATATGTCTGTCCTTAAAGGTCCCGACCTCACCCTCATCGGCATTACAGATCAAGAATTTCTGGCCGGCGCGAGTCTGTCTCGCCAACTCCCATTTCAGTCCGCAGTGAAATCCAGCCCCGCCCCGGCCCCTCAGGCCGGAAGCCTTCACCTCCTCTATCGTTTCTTCCGGCGTCATCTTATTGCGAGCCTTGATAAACGCCTTGAAACCATCCCTGTCCAAATGGCTGTTTATGTCCCTGGGATCAATCACGCCGCTGTTTCTTAAGACAACCCGCTCTTCGGACACCGCTGTCCTCCTCGGAAATTCTACTTATACGCCTTCAAAATCTGTTTTATCCT contains:
- a CDS encoding NADH-quinone oxidoreductase subunit L; protein product: MSEERVVLRNSGVIDPRDINSHLDRDGFKAFIKARNKMTPEETIEEVKASGLRGRGGAGFHCGLKWELARQTRAGQKFLICNADEGEVGTFKDRHILENDPFTLLEGMAIAGYAIGADRAYIYLRAEYHYLFDSLLHAIDQVKEKGFLKDLDIQIREGAGAYICGEESALMDSIEGFRGEARLKPPFPTEKGLWETPTIINNVETLMNIPPIISNGAAWFNRIGTERSKGTKVFSVSGDVGNPGVYELVMGSSLKELVLDFARAKNIKMVQVGGAAGRIVPDAMLDTPLSYETVLGSGGIIVFNETRDVIDIIYRSMEFLAEESCGKCTPCRDGTEAMVEILGRLNIGDGKAQDIEALEDLSNAIMLSSLCGLGQTAPVPVLDSLRYFKHEYQDRIKQSLFLRSLQGVRQL
- a CDS encoding (2Fe-2S)-binding protein; its protein translation is MIKLTVNGQPYEVRVEPEWTLYYLIHDRLGLIGSKQFCDRGACGSCTVIMDGRPILSCMALAIECDGANIETVEGIARASHPLIESYARHHAMQCGYCTPGFIVAAKALLDKNPHPTEEQVKEALAGNLCRCGTYPQHSKAVLEAAEKLLGG